The following is a genomic window from Rutidosis leptorrhynchoides isolate AG116_Rl617_1_P2 chromosome 8, CSIRO_AGI_Rlap_v1, whole genome shotgun sequence.
CAGATTGAAAATATCTTCTTATTTTGATTTCACATCAAAAATTTCTTAAACATTCTACTCCTAATATCTATatttactagttaaagacccgcgaatttCATAGAATGCTTTAAGAAATTTTTGTTATAGTACAGTAGAAACAGGGTTTTTATATGGTGCTTTTATATGAGAATTGATTATCACACATTTTATGAATAGCGACACGctgaacttgaaataatataaagaaGAATATTCAAATGAAATCTATATTTAAGTTGAGATTGAGGGGACAAATCTCAGCCTTTAGATTGAGATTGATCAACGGATCAGATTAAAAGTCCCAATATATGGCGGAGGGGTATTTTCGTCCACACAGGCAAAATATGTTATACACCCACCGCTTGGAATTTCATTCCATCGTATCTATatttcacacacaaacacacacttcTTTCTAGGGTTTCAACATCGACCGCTAATTTCCTTCGATCAACACCGATCAAAGCTGCCATTATCAATAATCATCAACAGCTATACACATTAATCGATTATCTTCCATCAAACATGGCTAAATCGGAGCATTCTCTAATCAAAAAATCGTCGTCGGCTGAAAAGCATGTTCCGGATAATAAAAAAGCTCCGGCCAAAACTACtggtaattataacaagttttgttGATGTTAGTTTATAATCAATCAAGTTTGTTTGTATTCCTTTGATGATTTCAAATTTCAGGGTTTCATCATATGGCATTCATGTGTGTGCTTCTTTAAGCACATGATTTTTGTTGTGATTGTTTAATATGTGCTTTTTATCTTCTGTATGAGTTGCACATTGTTGTTCTTAAATCAGATTGTATGTATAAGTTTTGTTATTACCTTTTAGGTtttatcaatcacatgtgattattacaAGAAATCACTTTCGAATACACATTTAGCTGTTATATTTGCTTCTTTAATCACATGTTATTCGTTTTGATTGTTTAATATGTGCTTTTTATCTTTTGTATGAGTTGCACACCTTTTAGGttttattcaatcacatgtgattatataatAAATCACTTTTGAAATCTGTTAACAAATGTTATTTGCTTCTTTAATCACATGTTATTTGTTGTGATTGTTTAATATGTGCCTTTTATCTGTGTATGAGTTGCATATCTGTTGTTGCTAAATCAGAGTGTAAGTATAAATTTTGTGAGTATCTTCTaggttttttcaatcacatgtgattatacaaGAAATCACTATGGAATTCACATTTAGCTGTTAACAAATGATATCACCTTTGATTTGTTTTGTTCAATGTTACTGATTTACTTTTGTAAATCACATTTTTCAGGTAAAAGAAAACACCAGTCTGTTACCAATGCCGTTGATAATCCCAAACAGAAACACAAAGTTAAGGATGTTTCTTCTGATGATGAAGTTGAGTCTAAGCTACCTGCTCTTAGGCTAAGGACAACACCGGCACAGTTTACAAAGGTGATGTGTTCGTTGACCCTCGAACAAAAAGTTTATGTCACGAGACTTGGGTTTCGTTCTTTAATTGGGTTTAATATAGACCAATTGCCGGATAATCTTGTTTACTATGTTGTTGACAATTTCGATGGTGATGAGATGATAATAAAGACTCAAAAAGGAAACATTAAGGTTGATTCCCAAGCTGTCCACGATGTGTTTGGACTCGAAGATGTTGGTACTGATATAGACACCTTGGAACTCAAGCTTGGTAGTCTTTTTGTTCAAAATTGGTTGAATCAGTTTCCACCACCCCCGTTTGTCACCCGTTCATCTTCACTGTGTTCTAAGATCCTGACCTCAACGGAAGTTGATAGTATCTTTCAGATGAACTTTATCATGTTGTTTGCAAGCACGATGGTGTCATGTGAAAGAAATGGGAAAGTGAGTTCGTATGTGTTGATGAGGTTGTCTGACGATGTTGATATTTCAAGTATCAACTGGTCCATGTTTCTTCTTTCTTCATTGAAATATAGCAAAATTGGATGGAACAGaaatgatcccaactgtttctacaCCGGTGCTGCTACTTTTCTCACCGTGAGTTATCTTTTCATTATCTATATATCATATATGATTTTCAACAATCTTTTTTACGAATTGGTTTGATAACTATGATTTTTTTTTCGTGTTTGTTTCTTAGCTGCTCTATCTCGACCGTACAAAGTTTGATTCTTTTCCTGTTGTTCTTGAGCGTCCATTTTTCAAGAACTGGAAAGGAGCCATTGCGGTTCGTGCAAAGAAAGAGGCTGAGCTCAGATCATTTGGGCTGTTGAAGAAGCAGAAAATGGGGAGGGTTTTCTCAAATTTGAAGATGAGGATAAGGCTGATCTGCGTGCGAttgaggtagtttttttttttttttttttaataattcaaACACCTGTTTTTACTAATTAAATCATGCTGTGTTAGTATGATTTTTTGTATACAATCACCTGTGATTGAATTTTTgtatacaatcacatgtgattttatgataaaatcacatgtgattgatttTTTGTATACAATCACCTGTTTTCACTAATTAAATAATACTTGGTCTGATTATACATTcagtaaataatattatattatgcgATAACTTTGAtctttttttataactattctaAGCTTTTTGCACATTATATGCAGGGTTATTGTGAAGTTATCGAGGAGAAGTTTAAATTGGTCAATGAGTTGAAGCATTTTTTATCACGGACAATACGTGAAAGTTTGTCCAAGTACCCAGATGAGAAGATATTGATATCTTATGAAAAGAAGTTGAACGAAGTCTTTAAAATGGATGTGTGTGATGTGAAGACTGACGATGAGATGGAAGATGAGTCAGAGGGAAAAGACGATGATGATGTCAACAATGATGAGTCAGAGGGAAAAGACGATGATGATGAGAAGAAGGCCGAGTCAGAGGGAactgacgatgatgatgacgacgatgataATGAGAAGAATGCTGAttcggagaaaaaagatgatgaatgtGTTGATGTAAACAAGGTTGAGTCTGAGAAAAAGATTGATGATGGGCAATCCAAGGCTGATGATGATGTGAATGATGAGCAAGAAGTTAATCTTGATTCCGATGATCCAATTGTTCCAGTTGTGACAGAAGTTTTAGGTCCAAAGGTTGCTGAGAAAGATGTTgacaaagatcaaaatgaagaagaGTACACATCTTTacacaatggtttaacaacaacATTAATGAGGTCGTTGATATTTGTGAAATTATATCTTTACTTAATGCACCAACAAGCCTTACATGGTTACCTGTTCATAATACTCCAACAATGATGAATTTAACACCACCTACTTTTCATCTCTTATCTCAGGAGGATAAATATGAGAACAAGGAGTATGATGAAGCTGTGAAATTGTTAGACAAGGGAAAGTTGGCAAGCAGCCCTGAAGTTGGAAAAACGTTACCGAAACAAACGGCTGTCCAGTCAAAGAAATTTTGTAAAAAAGCTATAAAGAAAGATCGGACAATCGTTCTTAGATCTGCTTATATCAACAAGCTGACTGTTGTGTCTGACATTCTGACAAACTCTGAGCTTATTTTGGCTATGGAATTATTTTCGATGAAGCTTAGCCCTTCGTGAGTTTtctaaaatttttccttttaatacataCAAATCCTTCTGCTTTATAAGCCAATCACATGTAATTATATTatgaaatcacatgtgattttattatgaaatcacatgtgattatattcTGAAATCACATGTATTAAACTAACCCCCCCTTTTTTTTGTTTGTTAGTGAGACTGTTTTTGAATCAAGAAAAGGCAGCATGATACACCGTCTTAGTTTGGAATCACTTTGCCCCGATGTTTATGTTGAGGCTAGTGTAATTGATTTATAGAGCTTTATACTGAACGAAGAGCAAAAGTACAGAGGACAATCTAACCCGTCTAGGTTTTTTTTCCCTTCTTCAATCATTGTAAGTTTTATCGTTTAAAAATTTTTATGTACTATATTAGCTTGCTGTTTCTATCTGTGTGTTATGGTTCTTAATACTTAGTCACATGTGATTGTtatatataatcacatgtgattgttatatatataatcacatgtgattattatagatataattacatattattgttatatatgatCACATGTGTTATTTTATTTACGGTATTCTTACTTGTATGACaacaagaaaatgaaaaaggaagaTAAGCTGATGATAATCAAAGAAAGTGCTAATGCTTGGTTTCGATTTTTTCCAAAGCTTGCGTCACTCCGAAAAGTTGATCTTGTATGTTATTTCTGGCTTACATTTGTAGGTCTATTTGCCTTtatatcataatcaattatttgtGTTCTAATAATTTCTTTCTTTTTTGATTTTTTACAACAGGTATTTTTCCCAATCTGCAGACATGGGCATTTCTTTGTCTTGGTGATTGACATGAAAGTTCCCAAGCTCTACATACTTGACAACTCTTCGGTAGTTAAAAACTATGCTGCAAGATACGCCAAAGTTTTCAATCTTTtggttagtgtttattataatatcattacttGTACGTTTTCCACTTCAGTATCAGTTTTTTTTGCTTCCCCTGTTTACACTTAATGTTTTTAAACATCTGCTCAATCATTAGTTTAATAACTATTCATTTTTTATGATTTTGTTTTTTCTAGCTATATGCTTTTGCTGAACATCTGAAATTTTATCTTTTGCAAATCAAATTGAAAAATTGGAACGAATTAGGATTTCGCTGCCATGGAAAACAATAGATAATGTTGTGGATTGTGGCGTGTTTGCTATGTTCCACATGGACATGTTTAAAGCAAGATCAGAGAATGAGTGGTCTGATGTATTGGTGCCTGAGTCGGCTGAACAAAAGAATCAGCTACGGAAGCTGAGGATTCGCTATGCATCGAAGATTTTGTCGCATGATCTAAACATACATGCTGAGCAGATGTTAAGAAATGCAAGAAATTTTGCCGCATTCCATGAAAAGAAAGATTATAGGAAGGTTATCATTTCTGCAAAACAATCAAGAGGTGTCCGAGGTGAAAAAGCTAAAAATCAAGAGGTGCATGACCAGCAATCTAATGAAGAGTGAAGTTTTTTGAAGATGTATTTTATTGTTCTGCTTTGATAGTTCAGTGTATGGTTAGATGTAGATGGTTGGAAAGATGTGTTTTGGTTAATGACATGTTAGTGGTTAGATGTTGATGGCTCTTTTGGTCAAGATGTTTTTTGGTTAATGACATGCTACTTGATATTTTAATGCATGGTTTAGATGTTCATATATTTATTGTCTCTAATGCTTGGATGGTTATGATTCTTGGTGGTTGATGGTTGATTAAAAATACTATACAGCTACAAGTTATTCCTCatgcaatcacatgtgatttttgcATTTACAATCACAAGTGATAATAcataacaatcacatgtgatatTACATATATAATCACTTGTTTTATTCAATCAAATCTGATGGTAatataaaatcacatgtgattgaactacttatgtcataacccgtccttaaccataagaacgagttagataacgtatgatttcattgcgaggtattgacctctatatgcgacatttttaaaagaacaactgcatttattttacattacaaaccataactcttataataatacaagctttagacaatataaagatgattatcgtttagcgataatcttagacttacaaactttacatgtgatgataacaacacgatttctagcatattttacattacaattcctcggatatgcagttttatttttgacacaaatatgcatactcaagatcttgcttaaattcaacatgttgcagcggaagcttctaattatcacctgagaatgaacatgctgaaaacgtcaacataaagttggtgagatataggtttaatgccggcagcaatatatatatatatagaccacaagatttcatatataaacattttaataaaaatattctaagtggttgagcacttggtaaccatacttaacatttaatcacgtcgcatattccctttattatgaaatattactacaccgtaccaagtgtagtcacgaaacgaagtactgtgcaactgttgaatactggtcgtccagtccggttggggttgtcaggcccgatagatctatcaacaggattcgcgtttacaataccgctgtaaataacagttaccaagctacagggaagtatgccagtggtacaactcaacgtagaatatatttttcagttacttgtgtccataacgtaaagcataaaatacatgtattctcatcccgaaatacttagagtttaaaagtgggactatatactcactttcgtcttgaagatatgtaattttgacttggtctccgattgatatcacaaacctaaccatatataatatatcaataccttttctttttaaacaatcgtcacatatatatacttataatacttttaatacttttaataattccttagtccgtagttagcagttcgatgttagtaattcaattttaaatggttcatttttaggtgtttaataaacccccaacgaaataaataaaacccccatcgtatatgtattggtcgagattaatcttgacccatggtaccggtgttgtcaaatgacgtgttgcgtacataaagtaccggtgttgtcaaatgacgtgttgcgtacaatcatgggatcttatgattaatcttctcgtattgtttacgggtgatcctgaaccatataaaattaaattatgagtacatatatataaaatatcatgttattttagaaagatgtgatttatttaattttttccaattaatcacgtagctaaattagtcttggatatccgatttcgttttggtcatagtttcttcgttacaactccgttttcgttggttcaacttgccacttccttggatcgagtccctctttaagaatatgaactgtaaataccttagtttgtattcgaaatcacaggtcataggtcaaactttagtgaaacttatgaagttgatcattttccatcatgtaaacaaccttaaatgattatttttctaaaaatacttatactttgagttaaatcatgaaatttttatatgttaacatattcataagaaatatcattttcccagaatataaacctccaattcaaagtttaagatggtttttaattatccaacccaaaacagcccccggttacactccgacgtcgtaaaaacagtttttaaggtgttctttgaaaaaccaagttaaaccttgttaaattagcatatatttaagatatattacaggtcttgaagtattttaaaagttaagttagaaggatctatttagtttgcaaacaagtttgaaatcattcaaactatgttcttgttgttaaaattgtataccataaaataagatagttatatatatatgaatcgaataaggttatgaacaaagttactacctcaagttacttggacaagattgctgtaagaaataagaaaaatcctagaaccaaagagtggtggagttggattgaagattggaagcaacttaggacataaacttgaaatgaaagtagtattttgtagtgtttttgtttgatcttgatatggtggttattaaggtgattcttgagaggatttttgctggatttcttagggatgcatgaggcttgtaagtgtgtgttcctagctagagaaatgatgtagtaaaaattgaaaaatggatggggtatataaggttaaaatttcgtgaatggggggggacaaaacaagatttttatgttgtaatcttgtgaaattttccatgctagcatccaatcaaggttacctctcttggagggcagtaatatggctgatttagatgttgatttgatgtgtatataccaatagtaaatacgtatagaagctgggtatgatacgggtacatatacccttgatatacgtatagaaatcttgagaaaacggaacgaggattcaaatataactatcttttgtaaatacacttatattgttttatgtatttaagtccttaaaaagtgattaaatacattacttatacgatatatgtataaacattataggtcataagtatttatgtcaaataacgttacgtatggttatcgttttgaaaacttaagttagtagtttcaaaatatacttataacttattgttattaatacaaaatgaggtattaaaacatccttagatcatgttaagtatgtatatatacatatatatacacaaacgtataattatcatatattatatagttcgtgatatcatcggtcaaactagacggtcaaacgttgcgtaaaactcttttcgaaaacataaatctcaacaatttggattgcttatcatgttggtaaggtttaatttatgtaaatattaatcttataagtatagaatgatcgaaaaagtgcgggtcattacagtacctacccgttaaataaatttcgtcccgaaattttaaaatcgtacctattttgcgtcatcgggaaacaaatgcgggtatttttgtttcatttgatcctctcgctcccaagtaaactcgggaccccttcgagcattccaacgaactttaacgatcggtatgttgctctgcttgagccgtttaacttcacggtccatgatctcgattggttcttctatgaattgtagtttctcgtcgacatggatttcttcaagaggaatggtgaaatcttcctttgcaagacacttcttaaggtttgagacgtgaaaggtattatgtactctggcgagttgttacggtaactcgagtcgataagctaccggtccaatgcgttcgatgatcttgaacgggcctacatatcttgggttcagtttacccctttttccaaaacgtattacacctttccatggtgacacctttaacataaccatgtcaccaatctgaaactctaatggtttccttcggacatcggcgtagctcttttggcgactacgggctgttttcaatctctccttgatttgtactatcttttcagtagtttcatgtatgatctcgggaccagttaattgtcgatctcctacttcattccaacagataggagatctacacttccttccgtacaatgcttcgaatggtgcagctttaatgctcgcatgataactattattatacgagaattctgctaatggtagatacttatcccatccgtttccaaaatcgatcacacatgccctgagcatgtcttcaagagtctgaattgttctttcacactgcccgtccgtttgcggatgatatgcggtactcatatccaaacgagttcctagtgcctcctgtagtgattgccagaactttgaggtaaatctactatcacgatcagatataatggaaataggtattccatgccttgaaacaatttcctttatatacaatcgtaatagtttctccatcctatccgtttcctttataggcaagaaatgtgcagacttggtgagacgatcaacaatcacccaaatggtgtcgtatccccaggcagtctttggtaacttcgtgatgaaatccatggtaataccatcccatttccattctgggatttctggttgttgaagtaaccctgacggcttctggtgttcagctttgactttggaacaagttaaacattccccaacatatgttgcaacgtctgtctttaaattaggccaccaataatgtgtcttaagatcttggtacatctttccaactccaggatgtatcgagtatcttgtcttatgtgcctcattcaatatcaacttccttaatccacccaacttcggtacccaaatacggtttacaaaatatcgaattccatcttcccgcataacgagttgcttctcatacttcttcattatttcatttcctatattttctttagtaagtgcttctcgttgaacttctttgatttgtgagttgagattcatgcgaatttttatgttcatcgctcgtactcgaattggttctcgttcctttctgcttagagcgtcggccaccacgttcgctttcctgggatgataacgaatttcacaatcatagtcatttattaactcaacccacctacgttgcctcatgttcagctgtttttgatcgaaaatatgttgaaggcttttatgatcagtaaacacagtgcatttaaccccatacaagtagtgtctccatatcttcaatgcaaacacgactgctcccagttctagatcatgagtcgtataattccgctcgtgaatcttcaattgtcgggatgcgtatgcaataactttcttccgttgcataagaacgcaaccaaaaccttgtcgcgaagcgtcacaatatatttcaaaatcatcgttcccttctggtaatgataaaataggcgccgtagttaacttcttctttagtaattgaaatgcactctcctgctcagaggtccattcatatttcttcccttttcgcgttaacgctgtcaacggcttagctattcgggaaaaatcttgaataaaccttctataataaccggctaaacccaaaaattggcgtatctgcgttggtgtcttaggagtctcccatttttcgatggcttcaatttttgctggatcaacctgaattcctttgctactaacaacgtggccaagaaattgcacttctttcaaccagaaagcacatttagaaaatttagcatatagctgttcttttctcaacaactctaatatcaaccttaaatgctgctcatgctcttgctcactcttggaatagataagaatatcatcaatgaaaacgataacaaacttatctaaatatggactacaaactcgattcatgaggtccatgaatacagctggcgcattcgtcaatccaaactgcatgaccaaaaattcgtaatgaccgtagcgtgtccgaaaagcagttttcggtatatcttcttctttgacacgtaattgatgatagcccgatcttaggtcaattttcgagtacacacatgatccttggagttgatcaaataagtcgtcaattctcggtagtggataccgatttttgatagttaacttatttaattcacgataatctatacacattcggaaagatccgtctttcttcttgatgaataaaattggagctccccacggtgaagtacttggtcgtatgaatccacgatccagtaattcttttaactgactctgaatttcttttaactcggacggtgcaagtctatatggagcacgggcaaccggtgcagctcctggtacaagatctatttgaaattctacagatctaaatggaggtaatcccggcaactcttccggaaatacttcaggaaaatctcttgccacaggcacgtcattgatgcacttctctttttctttcttttcgactttattaacatgtgttaagatagcatagcaccctttcttcaagcacttttgagctttcaaataactaatgagttttagctttgagttacccttctctccataaatcatcaccggcattttatccttactaggaatgcgaattgccttcttggcacacacaacttcagctcctactttggacatccagtccatgccgactattacatcaaaacttcctaattctacgggtattaagtcaattttaaatgtttctccggctaaatttattttacaatcgcggcaaattttatcggctttaattagtttaccattagctaactcaatcatgtacttagcatctagaggtaatgatgaacaattcaatttagtgtaaaaatttctacacacgtaacttctatcggcaccagtatcaaatataatagatgctgataagttattaatggtaaacgtacccgtaacaagctccgggtcttcacatgcctctctagcattaataacaaatgctctcccacgtgcaggtccgatattcttctctggattcgggcactggctcttatagtgaccttgttttccacacccaaaacaagtaatggtagccaaagcagttctatttgcattggtggcaggagtcttggtaccatttgtatttgtaacgagagccctacaatcttcagcaagatgaccctttcgattacatttgttgcataccacattacagtaaccagagtgatgtttgtggcatcggttgcataaaggattttgtcctttataaccaaagcttaaaccactacccgcaccttgcgtgttttcttgtttcttaaaagattgttgttggttacctcgatcataatttccattccactttcttttgttacctgataccttcacatcagtattggatactttcttatccatgatgacctgatccattagctcgtttgccatggttatagcttcatgaattgtcttaggtttcgatgatgtaacatttgccttgacctttttgggcaaaccatctttgtatatttcaatcttccgttcttcggttggaaccaattcaggacatagcaaaactaattccatgaatcgctgattgtagttggtgatttcagtaccaataaccttcagacttcgtaattcatcttccaacttcctaacctcgttccttggacaatattcgttgattaacattgttttgaattcttcccatggagtatcataagctacatctcctcctacagccttcactaaatttttccaccacgtgagtgcactatcttgtaaagtgcacgatgcatacttggtcatgtccttttcaacacaaccactgattttaaacacagtctccatcttttctatccaccgggttaaaccgatcggtccttccgtgccactgaatgatgagggcttgcaagcttgaaaagttttgtaagtgcacccca
Proteins encoded in this region:
- the LOC139863806 gene encoding uncharacterized protein — translated: MDVCDVKTDDEMEDESEGKDDDDVNNDESEGKDDDDEKKAESEGTDDDDDDDDNEKNADSEKKDDECVDVNKVESEKKIDDGQSKADDDVNDEQEVNLDSDDPIVPVVTEVLGPKVAEKDVDKDQNEEEYTSLHNGLTTTLMRSLIFVKLYLYLMHQQALHGYLFIILQQ